The following coding sequences lie in one Arachis hypogaea cultivar Tifrunner chromosome 4, arahy.Tifrunner.gnm2.J5K5, whole genome shotgun sequence genomic window:
- the LOC112796479 gene encoding isoflavone 3'-hydroxylase: MAPSIYYYLLLTLAFIITLKLFLRVQSRRFKNLPPGPPTLPFLGNLHYLKPPLHRIFAGLAASYGDIMSLWFGNRLVVVVSSPSLAHECFTKNDVVLANRPRFLTGKYIFYNYTTLGSASYGDHWRNLRRITTVDVLSSHRLNSFLDVRKDETKRLIEKLWKDTRNGEFVKVELRSRLTEMTFNGMMRMISGKRYYGEDVEMSDVEEAKQFREIITEILSLLGANNKGDFMPLAKFFDFDNLEKRLKNIAKRADSFLQGLIQEHRVAAGSNADSDTMIFHLLKLQETQPEYYSDLMIKGLIQAMLLAGTDTSAVAMEWVMAELLNHPEIMKKVKDELDTQIGKDRLVEEQDLSKLPYLQNVISESLRLHPPAPLLLPHSASEDCTIGGYNIPKDTIVLTNVWLIHRDPNIWADAESFRPERFEKEGEENKLIPFGLGRRACPGLGLAQRTLGLTLGLLIQCFEWKRVSEEKLDMAEGKGIAMPMKIPFKSLCKALPTVKNIMNY, encoded by the exons ATGGCACCCTCCATTTACTACTACTTACTTCTTACACTTGCCTTCATCATCACTCTCAAACTCTTTCTCCGGGTCCAATCTAGAAGGTTCAAGAACCTTCCACCAGGGCCGCCAACCCTTCCCTTCCTCGGAAACCTTCACTACCTGAAGCCACCGCTCCACCGCATCTTCGCTGGCCTCGCCGCCTCCTATGGCGACATCATGTCGCTTTGGTTTGGCAACCGCCTCGTGGTGGTTGTGTCCTCGCCGTCCTTGGCGCATGAATGTTTCACCAAGAACGATGTCGTCTTGGCCAACCGTCCCCGCTTCCTTACCGGAAAGTACATATTTTATAACTACACTACATTGGGTTCTGCCTCGTATGGTGATCACTGGCGCAACCTCCGCCGCATCACCACCGTCGATGTCCTCTCCAGCCACCGTCTCAACTCCTTCCTCGATGTCCGAAAGGACGAGACTAAGAGACTG ATCGAGAAACTATGGAAGGACACACGTAATGGTGAGTTCGTGAAGGTTGAACTAAGGTCAAGACTAACAGAAATGACATTCAACGGAATGATGAGGATGATCTCCGGCAAGAGGTACTACGGCGAAGATGTGGAAATGAGTGACGTGGAGGAGGCGAAGCAATTCCGAGAAATCATAACGGAAATTCTGTCGTTGCTGGGAGCAAACAACAAAGGCGACTTCATGCCGTTGGCCAAGTTCTTCGATTTCGACAACTTGGAGAAGAGGCTCAAGAATATCGCCAAGAGAGCCGATTCCTTCTTGCAAGGCCTCATCCAAGAGCACCGCGTTGCCGCCGGCAGCAACGCCGACAGCGACACCATGATTTTTCATCTCTTGAAGCTTCAAGAGACACAGCCCGAGTATTACTCTGATCTCATGATTAAGGGCCTTATCCAG GCGATGCTTCTTGCTGGAACAGACACATCAGCTGTAGCAATGGAATGGGTTATGGCTGAATTACTAAACCACCCAGAAATAATGAAGAAGGTAAAAGATGAATTAGACACACAAATAGGAAAAGACCGTTTAGTAGAAGAACAAGATTTGTCAAAGCTACCATACCTTCAAAACGTTATTTCTGAATCACTTAGATTGCACCCTCCAGCCCCGTTACTATTGCCTCATTCTGCCTCAGAAGATTGCACCATTGGAGGATACAACATTCCAAAAGATACCATAGTTTTGACAAATGTATGGCTAATTCATAGAGATCCTAATATTTGGGCCGATGCAGAGAGTTTTAGGCCCGAGAGGTTCGAAAAAGAAGGGGAAGAGAACAAGCTCATTCCGTTTGGGCTTGGAAGAAGGGCTTGTCCTGGATTGGGCTTGGCCCAACGAACTTTGGGCCTTACTTTGGGTTTGTTGATCCAATGCTTTGAATGGAAAAGAGTGAGCGAGGAAAAGCTTGACATGGCTGAAGGCAAAGGGATTGCAATGCCAATGAAAATTCCATTCAAATCTTTGTGCAAAGCACTACCAACTGTCAAGAATATTATGAATTACTAA